One genomic segment of Cerasicoccus sp. TK19100 includes these proteins:
- a CDS encoding class I fructose-bisphosphate aldolase, producing MIDQIQEYLGDDADSLLNHECKTISKDRLHLPGGDFVDRIFASSDRNQRVLNNLNWLLHTGRLAGTGYLSILPVDQGIEHSGGASFAKNPDYFDSENIVKLAIEGGCNAVASTYGVLGSVARKYAHKIPFIVKINHNQLLSYPNQADQIMFGTVDQAFDMGAVAVGATIYFGSEESNRQIIEVSEAFHRAHELGMATILWCYLRNPAFKKDGVDYHVSADLTGQANHLGVTIEADIIKQKLPENNGGYKALNTGNSSYGKLDERIYTELTTDHPIDLTRYQIANCYMGRQPLINSGGASGSNDFGDAVKTAVVNKRAGGAGLISGRKAFQRPMAEGVKLLNAIQDVYLCKEVTVA from the coding sequence ATGATCGACCAGATCCAAGAATACCTAGGCGACGACGCCGACTCGCTGCTCAACCACGAATGCAAAACGATCTCCAAGGACCGCCTTCACCTGCCCGGTGGCGATTTTGTTGACCGTATTTTCGCCTCCTCCGACCGCAATCAGCGCGTGCTGAACAACCTCAACTGGCTCCTGCACACCGGTCGTTTGGCGGGCACGGGCTACCTGAGCATTCTGCCCGTCGATCAGGGCATCGAGCACAGCGGCGGCGCTTCATTTGCCAAAAACCCGGACTACTTCGACAGCGAAAACATCGTCAAGCTGGCCATCGAAGGCGGTTGCAACGCCGTCGCCTCCACCTATGGCGTGCTCGGCTCAGTGGCGCGTAAATACGCCCACAAGATTCCCTTTATCGTCAAAATCAACCACAACCAGCTGCTCTCCTACCCAAACCAGGCCGACCAGATTATGTTCGGCACGGTCGACCAAGCCTTCGACATGGGCGCGGTCGCCGTGGGTGCCACGATTTACTTCGGCTCCGAGGAGTCCAACCGCCAGATCATCGAAGTCTCCGAAGCCTTCCACCGCGCGCACGAGCTCGGTATGGCCACCATCCTCTGGTGCTACCTGCGCAACCCAGCCTTTAAAAAGGATGGGGTCGACTACCACGTCTCAGCCGACCTGACCGGACAGGCCAACCACCTGGGCGTCACGATCGAGGCGGACATTATCAAGCAGAAGCTCCCGGAAAACAATGGCGGCTACAAGGCGCTCAATACCGGCAACAGCAGCTACGGTAAGCTCGACGAGCGCATCTATACCGAGCTGACCACTGACCACCCGATCGACCTGACCCGCTATCAAATCGCCAATTGCTACATGGGCCGCCAGCCACTGATCAACTCCGGTGGTGCATCTGGCTCAAATGACTTTGGCGATGCCGTGAAGACCGCCGTGGTTAACAAACGCGCGGGCGGCGCGGGCCTCATTTCGGGACGCAAGGCCTTCCAGCGCCCCATGGCCGAAGGCGTAAAACTGCTGAACGCGATTCAGGACGTCTACCTGTGTAAAGAGGTAACGGTGGCCTAA
- the fbaA gene encoding class II fructose-bisphosphate aldolase, with protein MPVATPKQYEAMIDAAQKGNYAYPAVNVTSITTINAALKAFADAKSDGIIQVSTGGGQFASGLSVADAAFGAIILAEATHRLAEKYDVLVGLHTDHCHPEKVDSFLKPLLEASRQRKAEGKGPLFNSHMFDGSVVSLAENLEISKKLLKECAELDIILEVEAGCVGGEEDGHDTSGLPADKLYTTPEDMVEVYEALNPIGRFIFAATFGNVHGAYKPGAVKLKPTILRDGQKAVVEKHGEGAFMDLVFHGGSGSDLSDIRETLEYGVIKMNIDTDTQYAFTRPIVNHICTNIEGVLKIDGEVGNKKTYDPRSYLKKAEKSMAERMQQCCDDLCSTGKTIFGTV; from the coding sequence ATGCCAGTTGCAACACCGAAGCAGTACGAAGCGATGATCGACGCCGCCCAGAAAGGCAATTACGCCTACCCGGCCGTCAATGTTACTTCGATCACGACCATCAACGCGGCGCTCAAGGCCTTTGCCGACGCCAAGTCCGACGGCATCATCCAGGTTTCCACCGGCGGCGGCCAGTTCGCGTCCGGTCTGAGCGTAGCAGACGCCGCCTTTGGCGCGATCATCCTCGCCGAAGCCACCCACCGCCTTGCCGAGAAGTATGACGTGCTCGTTGGCCTGCACACCGACCACTGCCACCCGGAAAAGGTTGATAGCTTCCTGAAGCCGCTGCTTGAAGCCTCCCGCCAGCGCAAGGCAGAGGGCAAGGGCCCGCTGTTTAACTCCCACATGTTCGACGGTTCCGTCGTATCGTTGGCTGAGAACCTGGAAATCTCCAAGAAGCTCCTCAAGGAATGCGCCGAGCTGGACATCATCCTCGAAGTTGAAGCCGGCTGCGTCGGTGGCGAAGAAGACGGCCACGACACCTCTGGTCTGCCCGCTGACAAGCTCTACACGACCCCTGAAGACATGGTGGAAGTTTACGAGGCGCTCAACCCGATTGGCCGCTTCATTTTCGCCGCGACCTTTGGCAACGTCCACGGCGCTTACAAGCCCGGTGCCGTTAAGCTGAAGCCGACCATCCTCCGTGATGGCCAGAAGGCAGTCGTCGAAAAGCATGGTGAAGGCGCATTCATGGACCTCGTTTTCCATGGCGGTTCCGGCTCCGACCTCAGCGACATCCGCGAGACGCTCGAATACGGCGTGATCAAGATGAACATCGACACCGACACGCAGTATGCCTTCACCCGCCCGATTGTGAACCACATCTGCACCAACATCGAAGGCGTGCTCAAGATCGACGGCGAAGTGGGCAACAAGAAGACCTACGACCCGCGCAGCTACCTGAAAAAGGCGGAAAAGAGCATGGCCGAGCGCATGCAGCAGTGCTGCGACGACCTCTGCTCCACCGGCAAGACCATCTTCGGCACCGTCTAA
- a CDS encoding class I SAM-dependent methyltransferase, with translation MSVLKKSYDKHGNHYNQSASENLDGWLRTDTADHWRYERKYELVNAFSHHPDWTWVTVGDGRLGLDSVNIKKRGINSVLPTDIADSLLIKAKAEGLIEEYSCENAENLSFEDESFDVAYCKESYHHFPRPTIALYEMLRVARRAVILVEPRDYMIDGSKYHPRGPKGLMKDFIKWIRARLNLPEKEIPLSQRYNFGDEASYEEVGNYIFTISSREIEKIALGLNLPAVAFKGLNDYYDPILGSEPKDDSSELFREMKERIKDADEKVAAGYGTTSMLMAIIFKQSPDAQTREYLSKTEWVLKDLPRNPHLK, from the coding sequence ATGTCGGTATTGAAAAAATCGTATGACAAACATGGCAATCACTACAATCAAAGTGCATCGGAAAATCTCGATGGCTGGCTAAGAACAGACACAGCTGACCACTGGCGCTACGAACGAAAATATGAGCTAGTAAATGCATTTAGCCATCATCCAGATTGGACTTGGGTCACTGTCGGCGATGGCAGATTGGGCTTGGATTCAGTCAACATTAAGAAACGCGGAATCAATAGCGTGCTTCCCACTGACATTGCAGATTCACTGCTAATTAAAGCTAAGGCAGAAGGTCTCATTGAGGAATATTCATGTGAAAATGCCGAAAATTTATCATTCGAAGATGAATCATTCGATGTAGCATACTGCAAGGAAAGCTATCACCACTTTCCCCGCCCGACGATTGCTCTTTATGAGATGCTTCGAGTGGCCCGTAGAGCAGTCATCTTAGTGGAACCTCGAGACTACATGATTGATGGCTCCAAATATCACCCCAGGGGTCCGAAGGGACTCATGAAAGATTTCATCAAATGGATTCGCGCACGCCTTAATCTGCCAGAAAAGGAAATCCCACTTTCGCAACGTTATAACTTTGGTGATGAGGCTAGTTACGAAGAAGTAGGCAATTATATCTTCACTATTTCATCTCGTGAGATTGAAAAAATTGCCCTCGGCCTAAACTTACCTGCTGTAGCCTTTAAGGGACTCAATGATTATTACGATCCTATCCTGGGATCTGAACCAAAGGACGACTCCTCTGAATTATTCCGCGAAATGAAAGAGCGGATAAAAGATGCCGATGAAAAAGTCGCTGCTGGGTATGGAACTACGAGCATGCTAATGGCGATAATATTCAAGCAAAGTCCTGATGCTCAAACCCGAGAATACTTATCAAAGACAGAGTGGGTCTTAAAAGACCTCCCCAGAAACCCACACCTCAAATAG
- a CDS encoding InlB B-repeat-containing protein, producing the protein MHAADSDDDGFTDAIEIYRGTNPNDDADFPPSGQVTIWPAIPAGYHASAVDVATENGQFVVLGINGQVASFSANGTIENTDFLSDIVAVEAGVNFRLALDTQGRIHAWGTNGSVISSTPTDTGYRQIFAGVNYAMALKEDGTLVGWGPDYPAPTSDHQALKYRRVTAGLGFVVGLTSEGQVVAWGINTYGQTNVPANLTDVVDLAAGLSHTIALLGNGEIRSWGNDVNGSLNIPPSTSAVKIAANLFSSMYAQEDNQVVVWNNLTLSDTPSFQLPIIDMDLGVSHAAVISNSGPVVVDTPFSHLEVEIGESFRLYALAEQYDRAIWRHEGEIIEGANTLEYIDPSFSSADAGQYEIEVFIGDTSARRFFTVTGIGAPVIRVNGLTTYRSAAPATISMSTTIPNGLIFYTLDGTSPNPTKNVYATQFSLNSSALIRARTYTQDFANYLDAEPVQLEIVPAYTISLGNGSVGSAIKSPNKSTYLENDTVQITATPSSGWKFVRWTGSLAGEPSSTHIQVTANIVSTPVFGADVDVSATPGGSYARTLPNPVEYNSNLSLTAIPQTGFSFLYWRKNGVTHSASPTISVRVNEPNLAYQAVFFQAFELPNSVDVGLHEHGSISGAGEYDDGELATIQATPNLGYVFVDWVGKFAGKANPYTFQPEGAETVQAIFAPDTRDFDGDTLTNYEELIIYGTKIDDPDSDSDKIRDDHEIALSKYLDPNEDNSDLLALVNQYAPELGLTPISELIEIRGFMEPQTTQFDGTFALEFWLSESSDLNTWTPAPLDRLTYQLRPDGSLLIYLESDSNRRFARLHGAPQSDAPRLFNTSQ; encoded by the coding sequence TTGCACGCTGCAGACTCCGACGACGACGGCTTCACCGACGCAATCGAAATTTATCGTGGGACCAACCCGAACGACGATGCAGATTTCCCACCATCTGGCCAAGTAACCATTTGGCCTGCAATCCCCGCCGGATATCACGCCAGTGCGGTGGATGTTGCTACGGAAAACGGACAATTCGTAGTCCTTGGTATCAACGGGCAAGTCGCTTCATTTAGCGCAAACGGCACGATCGAAAATACGGACTTTCTCAGCGATATTGTTGCGGTGGAGGCCGGGGTAAATTTCCGCTTGGCACTAGATACCCAAGGGCGCATCCATGCATGGGGCACTAATGGGAGCGTCATTAGCAGTACACCCACCGATACTGGCTATCGCCAGATATTCGCGGGTGTCAATTATGCCATGGCACTCAAAGAAGACGGAACCCTTGTCGGCTGGGGCCCCGATTACCCAGCACCGACTAGCGACCATCAAGCCCTAAAATATCGACGTGTAACCGCAGGCCTTGGCTTCGTCGTTGGCTTAACTTCGGAAGGTCAAGTGGTCGCTTGGGGCATCAACACCTACGGCCAAACAAATGTCCCCGCCAATTTGACCGACGTGGTGGACCTGGCCGCCGGTTTATCACATACCATCGCCCTTCTGGGAAATGGTGAAATCCGCAGTTGGGGTAACGATGTAAACGGCTCCCTGAATATCCCACCGAGCACATCCGCTGTAAAAATTGCCGCCAATTTATTTTCATCCATGTATGCCCAAGAGGATAATCAAGTGGTCGTCTGGAACAATCTGACGCTCTCGGATACACCCAGTTTTCAATTGCCGATTATCGATATGGATCTCGGCGTGTCGCATGCCGCCGTCATTTCGAATAGCGGACCTGTCGTCGTTGACACCCCCTTCTCTCATCTGGAAGTTGAGATAGGAGAAAGCTTTCGCCTCTACGCACTGGCGGAGCAATATGATCGAGCCATCTGGAGGCACGAAGGTGAAATTATCGAAGGTGCCAATACGCTTGAATACATCGACCCTTCTTTCAGCAGCGCCGATGCTGGTCAGTACGAAATTGAGGTATTCATTGGAGATACCAGTGCCCGGCGTTTCTTTACGGTGACGGGTATAGGTGCGCCAGTTATCCGCGTAAATGGGTTAACCACATACCGCTCCGCAGCGCCCGCCACGATATCCATGTCAACGACCATCCCCAATGGCTTGATTTTCTATACGCTCGATGGCACCTCCCCCAATCCCACTAAAAACGTCTACGCCACTCAGTTTTCACTCAATTCAAGCGCATTGATTCGGGCACGCACCTACACCCAGGATTTTGCCAACTATCTAGATGCCGAACCTGTACAGCTCGAAATTGTGCCCGCCTACACCATTTCTTTAGGCAACGGATCCGTAGGCTCCGCGATTAAATCTCCGAATAAATCGACCTATTTGGAGAATGATACTGTTCAGATCACCGCAACCCCCTCCAGCGGTTGGAAATTTGTCCGCTGGACGGGATCACTGGCCGGCGAGCCATCAAGCACCCACATTCAAGTTACCGCTAATATCGTCTCAACTCCGGTCTTTGGTGCCGATGTAGATGTCAGCGCCACGCCCGGTGGAAGCTACGCGCGCACCCTTCCGAACCCAGTGGAATATAATAGCAACCTTAGCCTGACGGCGATTCCTCAGACCGGCTTTTCATTCCTATATTGGCGCAAAAATGGAGTCACTCATTCCGCATCACCCACCATTTCAGTGAGAGTCAACGAGCCCAATCTAGCGTATCAGGCCGTGTTCTTCCAGGCATTCGAGTTACCCAATTCGGTCGACGTTGGACTCCATGAGCACGGATCAATCTCTGGTGCTGGAGAGTATGATGACGGCGAGCTTGCTACCATTCAGGCAACGCCAAACCTCGGCTATGTGTTCGTGGACTGGGTGGGAAAATTTGCCGGAAAAGCCAACCCATACACCTTCCAACCTGAAGGAGCTGAAACAGTGCAGGCGATCTTCGCACCAGATACGCGCGACTTCGACGGCGACACCCTCACCAACTACGAAGAGCTGATCATCTACGGCACCAAAATCGACGACCCCGACTCCGACAGCGATAAAATCCGTGACGACCACGAAATCGCGCTGTCGAAATATCTCGATCCCAACGAGGATAATAGCGACTTACTGGCTCTGGTTAACCAGTATGCGCCCGAGCTCGGACTCACCCCCATCAGCGAATTAATTGAAATCCGCGGCTTCATGGAGCCGCAGACGACGCAGTTCGACGGCACTTTCGCGCTCGAGTTCTGGCTTAGTGAATCCTCTGATCTCAACACTTGGACACCAGCCCCGCTGGACCGCCTAACCTACCAACTACGCCCCGATGGCAGCTTGTTAATCTATTTGGAGAGTGATTCCAACAGACGTTTCGCGCGCCTCCACGGCGCGCCACAAAGCGACGCCCCGCGACTCTTCAATACTTCGCAGTAA
- a CDS encoding thioredoxin-like domain-containing protein, translating to MKRFIPILSVLALLASLTEARLWKDQDGREMSADYVESYERDGVKMVVFTKGDGMRYQVPLSRLSQEDQAYIAKIEANGGVDPSASPTTSSEPAMTLTAFEEAISKDLVIATGNRVGRHAPDEFQPKPYYAIYYSAHWCPPCKKFTPKLVDFYNDSADDNFEIIFVSSDRDEESMENYMTEYSMPWPALEFDKKKRSKELTQFSARGIPCLVLVDRNGKVIKHSYEGDTYVGPTSVMNELANLLKEKRG from the coding sequence ATGAAACGATTTATCCCAATCCTCTCCGTGCTAGCCCTGCTCGCCAGCCTCACCGAAGCACGCCTTTGGAAAGACCAGGACGGCCGCGAAATGTCCGCAGACTATGTCGAGTCCTACGAGCGCGACGGCGTAAAAATGGTCGTTTTCACCAAGGGCGACGGCATGCGCTACCAGGTCCCACTCAGCCGCTTGAGCCAGGAAGATCAGGCCTATATCGCCAAAATCGAAGCCAATGGTGGAGTCGACCCGAGCGCATCCCCCACCACCAGCAGCGAACCCGCAATGACCTTAACCGCGTTTGAAGAAGCTATTTCCAAAGACCTCGTTATCGCTACGGGTAACCGCGTTGGCCGTCATGCTCCGGACGAATTTCAGCCCAAGCCTTACTACGCGATTTATTACTCCGCCCACTGGTGCCCGCCCTGCAAGAAATTTACCCCAAAGCTCGTCGACTTCTATAATGACTCAGCCGACGACAATTTCGAGATCATCTTCGTCAGCAGTGATCGCGACGAAGAAAGCATGGAAAACTACATGACGGAGTATTCCATGCCCTGGCCCGCCCTCGAATTTGACAAAAAGAAGCGCTCCAAGGAACTCACACAATTTAGCGCACGCGGTATTCCTTGCCTGGTCCTCGTCGACCGCAACGGCAAAGTCATCAAGCACAGCTACGAGGGCGATACCTACGTCGGCCCAACTAGTGTCATGAATGAGCTGGCCAACCTGCTTAAGGAAAAGCGTGGATAA
- the xerD gene encoding site-specific tyrosine recombinase XerD produces MSRAAAFEDALQSFLATLQLERGLADHTLMGYEGDLRQFIAFLVAQNVADWQAVQGEHLSDWIGSLSDEEYAVSSLARKLTAVRGLAKHLVSERWRQDVFSELVRGPRLSRKLPGALSPDEVDRLLRAPDETTPQGLRDRAMLELMYSSGLRVSELCNVSLQAIDLESGLLRVTGKGSKERVVPLGKPAIEALERYLEVARPKLVKPRTGSELFLSQWGRALSRKTFWVMIKKTALLAGIEKPVKPHLLRHSFATHLLEGGADLRAIQEMLGHADIATTQIYTFVRGQSLTAAHDKHHPRNQT; encoded by the coding sequence ATGAGCCGTGCCGCAGCCTTTGAAGATGCCTTGCAGAGCTTTTTAGCGACGCTGCAATTAGAGCGCGGTTTGGCGGATCATACCCTGATGGGGTATGAGGGCGATTTACGGCAGTTTATCGCGTTTCTGGTTGCGCAAAATGTCGCGGATTGGCAGGCGGTTCAAGGTGAGCACCTGTCGGATTGGATTGGCTCTCTGAGTGACGAGGAATACGCCGTGTCCAGCCTTGCGCGTAAGCTGACCGCCGTCCGCGGCTTGGCGAAGCACCTGGTTAGCGAGCGCTGGCGGCAGGATGTGTTTTCCGAGCTGGTGCGTGGTCCGCGGTTGAGCCGCAAGTTGCCCGGTGCGCTGTCGCCAGATGAGGTCGACCGCCTGCTCCGCGCTCCTGATGAAACGACGCCCCAGGGCCTGCGCGATCGCGCGATGCTGGAGCTGATGTATTCCAGCGGGCTACGTGTCAGCGAGCTGTGTAACGTCTCGCTACAGGCGATTGATCTGGAGTCCGGCTTGCTCCGGGTGACAGGTAAGGGCTCGAAGGAACGGGTGGTGCCACTGGGTAAACCGGCAATTGAGGCGCTGGAGCGTTACCTGGAGGTTGCCCGCCCAAAGCTCGTGAAACCACGGACCGGCAGCGAACTTTTCCTGAGCCAGTGGGGCAGGGCGCTTTCGCGGAAAACGTTTTGGGTGATGATTAAAAAGACCGCACTGTTGGCCGGTATTGAAAAGCCGGTAAAGCCCCACCTGCTGCGGCATTCATTTGCCACGCACTTGCTGGAGGGCGGGGCTGATTTACGCGCGATTCAAGAAATGCTGGGACATGCGGATATCGCAACGACCCAGATTTACACTTTCGTTCGCGGTCAATCGCTGACCGCCGCGCATGACAAGCACCACCCGCGCAACCAGACCTGA
- a CDS encoding MarR family winged helix-turn-helix transcriptional regulator: MSDAPDTSAPHLWLVCWKAYRAIEQRDRQSIKEQGFDGLSDFAVLEVLLHKGPQPVNTIGRRVMLTSGSITAAVDRAEKKGYVERRPSPKDRRVVEVHLTPEGRAHIANAYEKHAGALEEIFGELSKDERLQIYHLMKKVGRRAEALASE, encoded by the coding sequence ATGTCAGACGCTCCGGATACCTCAGCCCCGCACTTGTGGTTGGTTTGCTGGAAGGCCTACCGCGCCATCGAGCAACGAGACCGGCAGAGCATCAAGGAGCAAGGCTTCGATGGCCTGAGTGACTTTGCCGTGCTGGAAGTGCTTTTGCATAAAGGCCCGCAGCCCGTGAATACCATTGGCCGACGGGTCATGCTGACCAGCGGCTCGATTACCGCCGCGGTCGACCGGGCGGAGAAAAAGGGCTACGTCGAGCGTCGCCCCTCTCCCAAAGATCGCCGCGTAGTCGAGGTCCACCTGACGCCCGAGGGCAGAGCGCACATTGCCAATGCCTATGAAAAACACGCTGGAGCGCTGGAAGAGATTTTCGGCGAATTGTCGAAAGATGAGCGCCTCCAGATCTACCACCTGATGAAGAAAGTCGGCCGACGCGCGGAAGCTCTGGCTAGCGAATGA